From a single Oreochromis niloticus isolate F11D_XX linkage group LG3, O_niloticus_UMD_NMBU, whole genome shotgun sequence genomic region:
- the LOC102076758 gene encoding butyrophilin-like protein 8 — protein sequence MYHRVFVVASLLSSYMGGTPAHSQPVQVLAFAGGDVILPCRFNISDKEDFPTVEWSKEGLKPDVVFLYRDGCEAYEMKNPAFEYRTSLIMKALKDGNISLRISNVQVSDTGKYQCLTFQKNVARKVTTVALDVVAVSEPKLSVISAEGSDIALHCEANCWLPEPEVTFLDDNGNNIYGENPKGEQDPRGCFTVTRRATLQRATSSVTCRVHQPQFNQTRETTILITGVCMKSDVQTIAIAIGGTAVCFLVAGGFIALLCNKCFRFAIVKQPVNRKPLNQRFVQPTRVNSTDNLVNGSTGQMKRELEFFMEDETRKLQDNKVILYNSGTTVQCHSTTTADISKPSKLLLTHGPDNKNLTSVHNPNSSSASTSVNTLKSDNLPKSWGSSFAINRQNSFPAPGHRSQSKHCICSSPDIFQLHSATSNSYSALNGYLTYSSVSPHQSTRLPQCRHSVLPQLAECNNRHSLLRNLPEEDEQKSLLRHEK from the exons GTGGAACCCCTGCTCATAGTCAGCCAGTGCAGGTTCTTGCCTTTGCTGGTGGAGATGTTATTCTACCGTGCAGATTCAATATCTCTGACAAGGAAGACTTTCCGACTGTTGAGTGGTCCAAGGAAGGCTTGAAGCCAGATGTTGTCTTCTTGTACCGGGATGGTTGTGAGGCCTACGAGATGAAGAATCCAGCCTTCGAGTACAGGACGAGCCTCATCATGAAAGCGCTCAAAGATGGAAACATCTCATTACGGATCTCCAATGTGCAGGTTTCTGATACTGGAAAGTACCAATGCCTCACATTCCAGAAAAATGTCGCCAGGAAGGTTACAACAGTGGCGCTGGATGTGG tggCTGTTTCTGAGCCAAAGCTTTCAGTGATTTCAGCGGAGGGCAGTGACATAGCACTGCATTGTGAAGCAAACTGCTGGCTGCCAGAGCCTGAGGTAACATTTCTGGATGACAATGGAAACAACATCTATGGGGAAAACCCCAAAGGAGAACAAGATCCCCGTGGATGTTTCACTGTGACACGAAGAGCTACTCTGCAAAGAGCCACCAGCAG TGTCACCTGCAGAGTTCATCAACCACAGTTTAACCAGACCAGGGAAACAACGATCCTCATAACAG GTGTCTGCATGAAGTCTGATGTTCAAACTATTGCCATCGCCATCGGAGGAACAGCtgtgtgtttcttagttgcagGTGGCTTCATTGCCCTTTTATGCAACAAATGCTTCAGATTTG CTATTGTAAAGCAGCCAGTCAACAGAAAGCCATTGAATCAAAGATTTGTCCAACCAACGAGAGTTAACAGCACAGACAATTTGGTAAATGGCAGCACTGGGCAGATGAAAAGAGAGTTGGAGTTTTTTATGGAAGATGAGACCCGAAAACTACAGGACAACAAAGTTATTCTCTACAACAGTGGAACAACTGTCCAGTGCCATTCCACAACCACAGCAGACATTTCAAAACCCTCCAAACTACTCTTAACTCATGGCCCTGACAACAAAAACTTGACCAGTGTGCACAATCCAAACTCATCTTCAGCTTCAACCAGCGTTAACACTCTAAAATCTGACAACTTACCCAAAAGCTGGGGTTCAAGCTTTGCTATCAATAGGCAAAACAGCTTTCCAGCACCTGGCCACCGATCTCAAAGTAAGCACTGCATTTGCAGCAGTCCAGATATTTTCCAACTACATTCAGCAACATCCAACTCTTATTCTGCTCTCAATGGGTATCTGACCTATTCCAGTGTCTCACCCCATCAAAGCACCCGCCTTCCTCAGTGTAGGCACTCAGTACTTCCACAGTTAGCAGAATGTAATAACCGTCACAGCCTCCTGAGAAATTTACCTGAAGaagatgaacagaaaagtttattAAGACATGAAAAGTAA